AGGCTGCCGGTACCCTGTTTTTCCACGGGTCGCCATGCTATGGGAGTTGGCGATCGGTGGAATGGGAACAGCACCAGCAGGGACCGGAGGGTCGCACTTCACATACCGTGGTGGTGACGGAATCATGCTGGAACGTCGAGGAGGAGCCCCTACCGGGCGCTCGAGAGCCGGGGCAGGGACAGGAGCACGCCTGCTGTACACATAAGTGACGGGCGGCTTCTGTGTTGCGATCACCGGGGGTGGAGCGCGCCTGCTGTAGACGTGGGTGACAGGCGGAGCCGGGGCGAGTGGTGCGGGGGGCGTCTGAACAGAAGCCCCACCGATCACAGCCGGCTGTGTTGGCGAGGAGGACACTTGGTCATGGACCCCTGGAGACACAGGCGCCTGAACAGGGGACCCCCCCAGGGGCGGCTGAGAGGGAGCACGCGCTGGGGGAGGCGATGGCCGGGGGCCAGCAGCTCCAAATGTACCTGCAGGAAGAGGAGACACTGGGAGAGCGTCGTCGTCAGTTAGAAAATCAAGTTCCTGCGGGGGTGGATTGGGCCGGCTGTGGGAAAAGGGAAATGTTGTCTCGTCAAACACAACATGGCGGGAAATGATGACACGGTTAGTGGTGAGGTCAAGGCACCTGTAACCCTTGTGATCGGGTGGGTAGCCAAGAAAGGCACAAAGAGTGGAGCGAGGGGCAAGCTTGTGGGGAGCAGTGGCAGACAGGTTAGGATAGCAGGTGCACCCAAACGCTCGAAGATCATGATAAGAGGGGAGGGTGCCATGGAGGGCGAAGAAAGGGGTGCTCATGTTTAGAGTTTTGGTGGGGAGACGGTTGAGAATATAGGTGGCAGTGGCAAGAGCATCAGCCCAGTAAACAGGAGGCATAGAAGCCTGGAAGAGGAGGGTGCGGGTGATGTTATTGATGGTTGCCCCCATTTCCTTTGGACTTTTCCTCTTCGTGTTAAGTCTGATGCTTTGATACCATGATAGACAGTAGCCAACAGCTTAGATTGCTTAGTAGATTAGATTACAGagattacatatatataggggAGGAGGATGGCCCAAGAGGCCAGCTGAGTCCCCAGGAGTCAAGCGTGACCCAAGGGGCCAACACAGGAAGCTAGGCCAATTAATGACTAGATTACACAGGTAACTAGGTGATAACACTAAATAGCAATTATTTCTAACATTTATCAATATAATAACTGATGTAATTGTAGCAGTATCTCTGATACAGTTGCAATATAGTATATGTATACAAGATGATTATCCACTCAAATGTTATCCATACCTTTCCATTAATACCTGCTGAGCTTGCACATGAATATATCCAAACTTGATAGTAGCTTGTTTACCATACTCTGATCTCTGGTGAACCACCATTTATGCAGAGACCATATGTTCCCTGCGCCGGCACAACAATTGCTGTATATCTTCATGTTTATcagtaagagagagagagagatatgaCATGAAAATTCTTTGGTGACAGATGATTTTCATGCCTCTGTAGTGCAAATCGCTGAATCTCGTGTTTTTCCATGGCATTTATTTTTAGGTTGATGTGAAAGATAGTGTTGACTCTTGGGAGCAGCATTTTGACAAAATTTCTATCGAGGAACGGAGTAAATTTGATGAAGAAACTCTCTACAACTTGGAAGGAATCAAGAGAAAGAAAACTTACTCCAGAAAACCTGATGGCTTCAGGAATGAATACATTGTGGTACGTGTACTTCTTACACGGCAAAATTGTACCAAAAGAACAATTGTTATCCATGTTTTTCCTTCACTATGCACTTCACTATGAACTTGTTTAGACTTTCTATGAGCTGATGTTTTTTCTGTAGAAACATCAGGCATGTGAAGCTTCATACTACAAAATGACATCTTTTTAATATAATCTCCAAATCTTCAGTTAACCATACTGGTTGCTGCCGATGGAGCACTAAAATTCCCCGAAGTCAGAAACTATGGAGATCTGGAAGCAATTGTGGAAAAACTCAACTCTATACCTGCAAGACAAATTCAGGTATAGTGTTGCAGATAATtctttccccccccccccccccccctttcaGTTTCACAAGCGCTTTGCTTTTTCAGATGCATAACTGCGAGTCTGTGACATGCATTGGAATAAAAATGACAGAGAATTACTGCGAAAACCTATTTACTATATATCTCAAGTGATTTGTCCTTCTGATACCGTTGTATATTCagttcttgatttttttttgaagttCTTCAGTTCTTGATTCAACATGCTTTTTTCAGGGGATTCAAGTTTTATGGACTCCCCAAGATGAGAACGACGTTCTTTCGGAAGAGAAGCTACTAGGAGACTATCCTTATCTGAAGCCCTTGTGTGAGGACTAGGATAGTTTTGTTCTCTCCATGCTACTCCTATTGTGTTTCATTTAGACGATTCACTGGTCGCATCAGTACAAGGTGCCCAGCTTAGCAGATTAGTTGCTACACTACACCATACGGCTTTCCTGGTTTTGTTGCAGCGGCCAGCGGTTGTGGGATATATAGAGTACGATCACTTTGAATGCAACAACGCGCATGGACCGCATAAATTGTATACCGCTGGGAGTGAGGAGTGAGCGAGCAGCCCTCCAAATGTCTCAATGTTTTTTTCTCTCTGATTCCCATCACCTGGTTCAGTTTCTTCACAGAGACAATAGGGACCACCCTCCCCACTGGAGAATGAAACCATATACCCAAGCTTTTGATAATGTTGCAGGAAATCTTCAGGCTACTCTATTCAAGATCACCAGAACATCAAACTCTACCGCGGATACCTTAGCTAAACAAGCGTGAGTTTCCTCTATTGTAGAGCTTGATCACTCCTGTAGCCGTTTGGCTTGTGGTCTGTTATGTTCCTCTCTTCAGGCTCTACTTTCAGTAGACCTGTATGATGTACAAATCTCTGCAGCATCATGCTGCGTTTAATATATTTcggtttgttccttataaaaaaaaaaaaaaaaagagcactCGCTCTACGGTGCACGGACCCGTGTATTGGTTGGGTCCATAACTGAGAATTGTCTTGTACTATCCTCTGCCCTCAAAGAAATATGGCAAGTTTTGTATAGGGCATCAAATTGTCTTTATTGTTACTAGGCCGGTTTGAACAACACGTGCAtgtaaataggaaaaaaaaacatacaCGTTTTTAGACCTTGTGCtgtaaactatgaactagaagatAGAAACCACTCTGTCTTGTAACATATATAATGTATTCTATTATTCAAAGATTATATCTAAATATAAAGTATTTTAGGGGACAAGAGCTATTTTGTATTTAATAGCTACAATAATTTGGTATGTATAGTATTACAACAAATTTGGTTTGTATTATATCAATACTTGTTCTTGTTGACCAATCTCCATTTGTCACGCTAATGGTAACATTCGATTAGAAAACAAAGTGAGAACTTATGTGTCTTTTGTATTCTCTCTTAATTTGTCTTACTTTTTTTTAATATACTGTACgaaagaatggagagagtattTATGAGTAGCCAGGATTAGGGATGAAAATAGAtcagatacggacggatatcatcgataccacatttgttttcatgtttttggtcgaattcggattcgaatacggataatatcaatcTGAATATGGATAATATCCGAATTTAAGTATAATGGATTCGAATACGGCATCataattggatgtcgacatcataaatatacgatttaagtattcggatacagaTATCGGATGTTAAATATTCGAACTCAGATACAGACAAATCTAAatctctctaaacgaattcggtctcgaatacggtcgaaaAATATCCATATTATTTTTATCCCTAGCCAGGATGCTTTGAGCCTTTAGACATGGACATGGCATGATTAATTGAAATAGTTCTCTTGTAAATTGATGCTAATTTATGATTTACTAGTACACTCATGGCAGCAATTTTAAGGTAAATAATAAGTGGCCATGAAAGGAACCAACATGGTAGGCAGGCCAGTCGGTCCCCTCTGATTGACCCATTTCAACGGTCTAGATGTAGTAAGTAGATGTACATATAGATGATTAGATGCAGATTTAGACTAGATTAGATGTAGATATAAATGCAGATGTGGAGATATAGAAATAGATTCAGAGGTATAGATATGCACATGATATGATTAGTGTAATTACTTTCATAATTTGATTttcggcattgtttagttccgaaaagtgaaaagttttcggtactgtagcactttcgtttgtttgtgacaaatattattcaattatggactaactaggatcaaaagattcgtctcgtgatttacagttaaactgtgtaattagtttttattttcgtctatatttaatgtttcatgcatgtggcaCAAATTTCGATGTGAtaaggaatcttaaaaactttttgatttttagggtgaactaaacaaggccttatataaACATGGCTTTCctatacttaggccttgtttagttctaaaatattttgcaaaatggacactgtagctttttcgtttgtatttgacaaatattgtccaatcatggactaactaggctcaaaagatttgtctcgtcaattccgaccaaactgtacaattagtttttatttttgtctatatttagtacttcatgtatgtgtctaaagattcgatgtgacgggaaatctgaaaaatttggcaaaatttttggggaactaaaccaggccttatCTCAGAGTACAGGCAAGTGGCCACGTGAGCTGAGCGCAGGTGAACATGGGTCGCTACTCAGGCGGCCGGCCAGGCCCACTTCCGTTCCATGTGCCGGTTGGGCGGCCTAATTTGGGGCGGCGACCGGGCCCACCACATTGCTATCCGTCCCCAACAGCACAGCTCACGACATCTCTCTCTCGCCCAGACAagcaaaaaaaaagggaaagaatCCCAAAAGCAAATCACGCACCCACCGCCCACCGCCACCGCACGCCATGCGGCCGCCCCCTTGCtaaccacgccgccgccgcctgccgccatggccgccgccgctgaCTCCTCTAAgcccgcgcgcgccgccgtgCTCCCCGCCCGCCCGCTCCTCCTCGCGctccccttcctctccctccTCCTCTTGCTGTACGTCTACTCCACCTCCTCCCGCCCTGTCCTCTCCGCAACAGCCGTCGctgcctccaccaccaccaccaccgtcgTGCCGCTGACCCCATCCCCGCCGACCCCACACATCCGGATGCGGCGTTCCCGGTACGCCTCCTACGACGACTACCTCCGTCACCAGCTCAACAAGACGCTGGACCCGCGCCTCCGCCGGGTCTGGGCGACCCGTGACTGGCAACGGAAGGTGGACGCCTTCGCGCGGCTCTTCACGGGTCTGCGCGACGAGGGCCTCCTCTCCACCACCTCCCGCGCGCTCTGCGTCGGCGCGCGGCTAGGCCAGGAGGTCGCCGCGCTGCGGCAGGTGGGCGTCCGCGACGCGCTCGGCATCGACCtcgcgcccgcgccgccgctcgTCGCGCGCGGGGACTTCCACAACCAGCCGTTCGACAACGACACCTTCGACTTCGAGTTCTCCAACGTCTTCGACCACGCGCTGTACCCGGACCGGTTCGCCGCCGAGGTCGAGCGTACCCTGCGCCCCGGGGGTGTCGCGGTGCTCCACGTCGCCGTGCACCGCCGTGGGGATAAGTACTCTGCCAATGACTTGCTTGATGTGCGCGGCCTCGTTGGGTTGTTCCCAAGGTGCGACGTTGTGAGGGTGTCGAAGGTTGATGCGTTCGGGCTCGACACCGAGGTCATCCTCCGCAAGAAGAGGCCGTcgtctcgtcgtcgtcgtcgtcggcggcggctctAGCCGTGCGGACATCCATCCGTTCTTCTGTTGGGTGTGGTACTTGGGTCCTCAAGAACAGTCACCGGCCGACCACACGATCCAatcttggctttggcttgcaaaTTACGCCAAAGAAAAAAAGGGTAATTTTAGGCATcgatttttgtttttgttttttactaGTACTGATTGTGGCCTTGTAATTCTAGGTACTAAGGTAGGAGGTGATTTTTTGGTGACCCACCACAACAGTACGCATCCCATCCATCTTGTATTCTTGCTCTTGTATACCTAGGCAGCGAATTGGTAGCAATAACAGTTGAATTCAATTGAATTGAAATCAATCGTTGTTTGAAATTGTGTGCCAAGAAAAATCAATTTGAGGAAGGGAAGAACCATTATTATAGAATGCATGCGCTTTCCCTTCTTTCCTTGAACGTCGACTTGCTTTTGTTGCTTGTTTCTTGGCTTTCTGGacttctttttagagagagattcTTTCATACAATCCGGCGGTGCATGCCCCTACGGAGTATGCGTGTGTACTGATGAGGCCGCTGCTGTTGCTTGTTGCTGACTCCCTGTGGATGGTAGTGGTAGCTTGCAAAAATGTAGCAGGGGCCAGCCCGTCAAGAACTCgggccttgttttttttttttttggtaccaTAACACTTTCGATTGTATTTAGGAATTATTTTTCAATTATGATTTAAAAGATttctctcgcaaattatagaaaaactgtacaattagttatttttttatatttaatgctctatatatgtaccataaaatttgatgtgataagaaattttaaaaagtttttagatttccagtaaaactaaacaaagcctcggCAAATGTGTGTACTATTTGACTTTTGCGcacatgcatatgcatgatcctGTGTGTGCCAACGTCCCTGCCCCATTGTGTaggtaatttttttttaaaaaaagaacacAGATTTGAGATGGCATACATATTAGATGTATATTTTCTTCATCCTGTAATATAGagttttatatttaatactttccaTTTATCAACTAATCACCACTAACGATAGCATTTTATTAGAAAATAAAGTGAAGACACATATGCCTTTTATAATCTCTCTTAATTTGTTCTAAAATAAAATTTCTAAAATATACTATATTACATAATGGAGTAGAGCCTATTCACTCAGTCCAATCTCTCTCGgtgaactctttttttttttttgacaaagaaCAGACCGAAATATATTAATCGCAGCATGAAGCTACAAAGGTTCCTGAAGAGAACATAAAGAACCACAAGCCAAACGGGTACAAGTGTGATCAAGCTCTACAAGAGTGGAAACTCTCGCTTGTTTAGCTAGGGTATCCGCTGTAGAGTTTGATGAtctgggaatcttgaaaagagtAGCTTGAAGTAATTCTGCGACATTATCAAAGGCTTGGGTATATGGTTTCATTCTCCAGTGGGGAAGGTTGTCCTTTCTGTCTTTGTGAAGAAACCGAACCAGCTGTTCGGAATCAGAGAGGAAGAAACATTGAGAGATTTGGAGGGCTTGAATCAGCTTGGCACCAAGAGTTAGAGCCGCAGCCTCTCCCATAAGAACAGAGTAACAGTTTTGCATCCTGGTCTTGATGTAGATAGATTGGGCTGGGTGTGCCTGAAAATTGAGAATAAAAATACCTATGCCAGCATTGGCCGGAGCTGTGGATTGATCGTCTGTCACTCTGAAGACATCTACATAGCATCGGGATCCTTGGAGTGCCATAGGATTGACGTAAAAATGTGGCCTTGTCGATTCCTCTGGATTGGAGTAGTCTACATGACAGAAGAAATCATACCAGGGGGCTGCTGGAAAGAAGCAGCTGTGAACTCGGGAAGCGAGAAAGCTTCACGAGCAGAACAACGCCAAGCAAAGACTGGCAAGATGTGAATGCATGCCTCATTTAACCTCGGTTAGTGCAACTGTACGGTTACTTTCGTGATAAcacagttaggccttgtttatatccaaaatttttttggattttgataccgTAGCacattcatttttatttgacaaacattatctaattatggagcaactaggcttaaaagattcgtctcgtgatttacaggtaaactgtgcaattagttatcctttttatttatatttaatgttccattcatgtgccgcaagattcgatgtgatggaaaattttgtaaagttttggattcTTGGATGTATCTAAACAAGCGTTATTGAAACGGCAAAACGTGCCGCTATGTTGCCAGTAGCAGACTTTCAGGGAGAAAGAAATAAAAAGCATCTCATCAGGAAGGAAACATTTCCAGTTGATGGgaggaagagaaaaaaaaactccatAATATATGGTTTTATCCCTCAATAGTGAATACTGTGGTACAGCATTAATAAGTCTTGTTTAGTTATAcctaaaatctaaattttttcaaaaattcttatcacatcaaatttaaccaatattaaatatagataaaaaataactaatggtACCCATGTCTTTCTCCTTTCCGGCCAGGCGCCCAGCCATGGCCCATGGAGCGGCGGAATTCCGACGAGAGCGGCAGCCAGGGACTGGAAAAACGGAGAGAGAAGGAAAACAGGCCCAATAAGCCCAGCATTCGGCCCAAGTGAAAGTGTACCCAAACCAGGCCCAATCGCGCTCCTCCTGGTCCCGTTGGCGTCCGCCGGCACAGCGCCAGAGTTGGAGGTCGGAGCTCCGCGCGGGGCGCCCCAGCCCCAGCCGGCCAGCCCACGCCGCGTCGCGCTGCTCGCTGCAGCCGCCCCGCCCGACCGGCCCCGAGCTGCGCGGCACCCGCTCGTGGCTCGCCGCTCCCGCTCGCGACAGCGGCGCAGCCACGCAGGCAGGCTGCTctgatggaggaggaggaggaggaggatttggTGGGCGCGGGCCACGGGAGTGGGCGTGGCAGGGGAGAAGCTGAAGGAGAGCGAGAGGGAGTAGCAGGCCGAGGCTGAGGTACAGGCGCCCCAAAACACCAACAGTCATTCCTCTTCTGCAAGCAATTgggaagaaaaaaaattgtaacaAGAGGTATACTGTAATTGTGAATTTGAGATTTAGGCATTTAGCAATTTATTTTATTCGAGATG
This window of the Sorghum bicolor cultivar BTx623 chromosome 7, Sorghum_bicolor_NCBIv3, whole genome shotgun sequence genome carries:
- the LOC110437183 gene encoding uncharacterized protein LOC110437183 → MCRLGGLIWGGDRAHHIAIRPQQHSSRHLSLAQTSKKKGKESQKQITHPPPTATARHAAAPLLTTPPPPAAMAAAADSSKPARAAVLPARPLLLALPFLSLLLLLYVYSTSSRPVLSATAVAASTTTTTVVPLTPSPPTPHIRMRRSRYASYDDYLRHQLNKTLDPRLRRVWATRDWQRKVDAFARLFTGLRDEGLLSTTSRALCVGARLGQEVAALRQVGVRDALGIDLAPAPPLVARGDFHNQPFDNDTFDFEFSNVFDHALYPDRFAAEVERTLRPGGVAVLHVAVHRRGDKYSANDLLDVRGLVGLFPRCDVVRVSKVDAFGLDTEVILRKKRPSSRRRRRRRRL